A genomic region of Leptolyngbya sp. NIES-2104 contains the following coding sequences:
- the purD gene encoding phosphoribosylamine--glycine ligase: protein MEIHHFLFIENFAVGLKICTGLAVTAIIDSVIRVSLLDSFTSEGTVRVLVVGNGGREHALAWKFLQSPQVQQVVCVPGNGGTASLKNCRNLGLSIDDFEGMARYALVNNIGMIVVGPELPLSIGITDYLRKHDLNVFGPTQAGAQIESSKAWAKDLMREAGIPTARSQVFTDANSAKEYVRAQGAPIVIKADGLAAGKGVTVAEFVEQAEAAIEACFSGQFGAAGSQVVIEECLTGQEVSILAVTDGLTIRPLLPAQDHKRIGDGDTGENTGGMGAYAPAPIATPELMSRIQQEVLEPAIRVLRDRQIDYRGVLYAGLMITPEGDPKVIEFNCRFGDPETQVVLPLLETPLEKLLYACTQQKLADFPEIEWKSGAATCVVIAAGGYPGSYPKGLPVSGVGAAEETGASVFHAGTQLKNDQLITEGGRVFGVTAIADTFNQSIEAAYRAVDRIQFEGMYYRRDIGHRVKSR from the coding sequence ATGGAAATTCATCATTTTTTGTTTATTGAAAATTTTGCAGTTGGGCTTAAGATTTGTACTGGACTCGCGGTGACAGCCATCATCGATTCTGTAATCCGGGTTAGTCTGTTAGATTCATTCACAAGCGAGGGCACTGTGAGAGTTTTGGTTGTTGGCAATGGAGGGCGTGAACATGCCCTAGCTTGGAAGTTCTTGCAGTCCCCGCAAGTGCAGCAAGTCGTTTGCGTTCCCGGAAACGGCGGAACGGCTTCACTGAAGAATTGTCGGAATTTGGGATTGTCGATCGATGATTTTGAAGGCATGGCGCGATATGCCTTGGTCAATAACATCGGCATGATCGTCGTCGGTCCTGAATTGCCGCTGTCGATCGGGATTACCGACTATCTCAGAAAGCACGATTTAAACGTATTTGGTCCGACTCAAGCAGGCGCACAGATTGAATCGAGTAAAGCTTGGGCAAAAGACTTAATGCGTGAGGCAGGCATTCCGACCGCACGATCGCAAGTGTTCACCGATGCGAATTCTGCTAAAGAATACGTTCGCGCTCAAGGTGCACCGATCGTGATTAAAGCCGATGGTTTAGCGGCTGGAAAAGGGGTGACGGTTGCAGAATTCGTTGAGCAAGCGGAAGCTGCGATCGAGGCTTGCTTTTCGGGTCAATTCGGAGCCGCTGGAAGCCAAGTTGTAATTGAAGAATGCCTTACAGGTCAGGAAGTTTCAATTCTAGCTGTGACCGATGGATTAACGATTCGCCCGTTGTTGCCAGCTCAAGATCATAAGCGAATCGGAGACGGTGATACCGGAGAAAATACCGGGGGAATGGGCGCGTATGCTCCCGCCCCGATCGCGACTCCAGAACTCATGAGCCGAATTCAGCAGGAAGTTTTAGAGCCAGCGATTCGAGTATTGCGCGATCGACAAATCGATTATCGTGGCGTTCTCTATGCTGGATTGATGATCACACCTGAAGGCGATCCGAAAGTAATCGAATTCAATTGCCGCTTTGGCGATCCAGAAACTCAAGTCGTTTTACCGCTGCTCGAAACGCCATTAGAGAAGTTACTCTACGCTTGCACTCAGCAGAAATTAGCAGATTTTCCTGAAATCGAATGGAAGTCAGGGGCGGCAACTTGTGTGGTGATCGCCGCAGGGGGGTATCCGGGCAGCTATCCGAAGGGTTTACCCGTGAGTGGAGTCGGAGCCGCAGAAGAAACGGGAGCATCTGTGTTTCATGCTGGAACCCAATTGAAGAATGATCAATTAATCACCGAGGGCGGACGAGTTTTTGGCGTAACCGCGATCGCAGATACGTTTAATCAATCGATCGAGGCGGCTTATCGAGCCGTCGATCGGATTCAATTCGAGGGTATGTACTATCGTCGTGATATAGGACATCGCGTAAAGAGTAGGTAA
- the nblS gene encoding two-component system sensor histidine kinase NblS: MSSYVAQIPDVLRRWWSGFSLQTKLMAAATLVVSIVMSGLTFWAVNTIQMDARLNDTRFGSDLGLLLAANVAPLVNESNRTELARFSHRFYGSTSSIRYMLYADADGSIFFGIPFSDAEVQNSLTIQRKIQLPEDFTDRTDRPMVRQHLTPDGEVTDVFVPLVYEGKYLGVLAIGTNPNPTVVTSSHLTRDVTIAVFVSIWVMVILGAVFNALQITKPIRELVIGVRNIAKGNFKQRVDLPVGAGVELSELIASFNDMAERLERYEEQNIEELTAEKAKLETLISTIADGAVLLDANMQIVLANPTARRIFGWDTKAIEGENALYAFPVAVQVELTRPLYQMARGELREEAEFRITAIEPNNRTIRVLLNAVVDPVRDNVKGIAVTVQDITREVELNEAKSQFISNVSHELRTPLFNIKSFIETLYEYGEELTETQKHEFLETANRETDRLTRLVNDVLDLSRLESCKIYQFEAIELNQPIEQILRTYQLNAKDKGIELLQEVEPNLPPVFGHYDLLLQVFANLVGNALKFTEAGGKVAIRAYSLPSDDVQSQRFVRVEVCDTGIGIDSVDQEAIFDRFFRVENRVHTLEGTGLGLSIVKNIIERHRSRVRLVSEVGCGTTFWFDLVVFQENAVETIVEPSVLVEAVNAP; the protein is encoded by the coding sequence GTGTCATCCTACGTCGCCCAAATTCCGGATGTTCTACGCCGCTGGTGGTCTGGTTTTAGCCTCCAGACTAAACTCATGGCGGCAGCTACTTTGGTTGTCTCGATCGTGATGAGTGGCTTAACGTTTTGGGCGGTGAATACGATCCAAATGGATGCCCGGTTAAACGATACACGCTTCGGGAGCGATCTAGGTTTACTACTGGCAGCGAATGTAGCTCCATTGGTGAATGAGTCGAATCGAACCGAACTCGCTCGATTTTCGCATCGGTTCTATGGCAGCACGTCTAGTATTCGCTACATGCTGTACGCTGATGCGGATGGCAGTATCTTTTTCGGCATTCCCTTTTCTGATGCTGAAGTGCAGAACTCGCTCACGATTCAGCGCAAGATTCAACTGCCCGAAGATTTTACCGATCGTACTGATCGCCCAATGGTTCGCCAGCACTTAACCCCCGATGGCGAAGTCACTGATGTATTCGTGCCGCTGGTTTACGAAGGAAAATACCTCGGCGTTTTAGCGATCGGGACAAATCCCAATCCAACGGTTGTGACTTCTTCGCATTTAACGCGGGATGTGACGATCGCGGTTTTCGTCTCGATCTGGGTGATGGTGATTCTCGGTGCCGTCTTTAACGCGCTGCAAATCACGAAACCGATTCGTGAACTGGTGATCGGGGTGCGGAACATTGCGAAGGGGAATTTTAAACAGCGAGTCGATCTACCCGTTGGCGCAGGTGTGGAACTGAGTGAACTGATTGCCAGCTTCAACGACATGGCGGAACGATTAGAGCGCTACGAAGAGCAAAATATTGAAGAACTGACCGCAGAAAAGGCGAAGTTAGAAACGTTGATTTCGACGATCGCAGATGGCGCGGTGCTGCTCGATGCCAATATGCAAATCGTGTTAGCGAATCCCACCGCTCGAAGAATTTTTGGTTGGGATACGAAAGCGATCGAAGGCGAAAATGCGCTTTATGCGTTCCCGGTGGCGGTTCAAGTTGAACTGACTCGACCGCTTTATCAAATGGCGCGGGGCGAACTGCGAGAAGAAGCAGAATTCCGAATTACTGCGATCGAGCCGAATAATCGAACGATCAGAGTCTTGCTTAATGCCGTGGTTGATCCCGTTCGCGACAACGTGAAAGGAATTGCTGTCACCGTTCAGGACATCACCCGCGAAGTTGAACTCAATGAAGCGAAGAGCCAATTTATCAGCAACGTTTCACACGAACTTAGAACGCCGCTATTTAACATCAAATCGTTTATTGAAACGCTGTACGAATACGGTGAAGAACTGACAGAAACGCAGAAACACGAATTTTTAGAAACCGCGAATCGAGAAACCGATCGCTTAACGCGCTTGGTCAATGATGTGCTCGATCTGTCTCGATTAGAATCCTGCAAAATCTATCAGTTTGAAGCGATCGAGCTAAATCAACCGATCGAACAAATTCTAAGAACTTACCAACTCAATGCCAAAGACAAAGGCATCGAACTGCTTCAAGAAGTCGAGCCAAACCTGCCCCCAGTTTTTGGACATTACGATCTATTGCTCCAAGTCTTTGCCAATCTCGTTGGAAATGCGCTGAAATTCACTGAAGCGGGCGGAAAAGTTGCGATTCGAGCCTATTCGCTGCCGTCCGATGATGTCCAATCCCAGCGATTTGTACGAGTTGAAGTGTGTGACACCGGGATTGGAATCGATAGCGTCGATCAAGAAGCCATTTTCGATCGCTTCTTCCGCGTCGAAAATCGGGTGCATACGCTGGAAGGAACAGGCTTAGGATTATCGATCGTTAAAAATATCATTGAGCGTCATCGCAGCCGAGTTCGTCTCGTGAGTGAAGTAGGCTGTGGTACGACGTTCTGGTTTGACCTCGTGGTCTTCCAGGAAAATGCAGTCGAAACGATCGTTGAACCGTCTGTACTCGTTGAAGCGGTAAATGCACCCTGA
- the ribBA gene encoding bifunctional 3,4-dihydroxy-2-butanone-4-phosphate synthase/GTP cyclohydrolase II — MVALNFSVKSSQPTYTQPFTFDSIEDALADLKTGKAIVVVDDENRENEGDVICAAQHATADMINFMAVYARGLICLAMTGERLDELDIPLMVRDNTDTNQTAFTVSIDASPRIGVTTGISADDRAKTIQVVLDPATRPTDLRRPGHIFPLRARDGGVLKRAGHTEAAVDLAQLAGLYPAGVICEIQNSDGSMARLPELIEYAKEHDLKIISIADLISYRLRHERFVHRETVADLPSQFGHFKIYGYRNLLDNTEHVAIVKGDPAEFPDQAVMVRVHSECLTGDSLGSLRCDCRVQLEAALKMIEHNGSGVVVYLRQEGRGIGLVNKLKAYSLQDLGLDTVEANERLGFPADLRDYGVGAQILNDLGVKQIRLVTNNPRKIAGLKGYGLEMVDRVPLLTEATTYNSNYLTTKAEKLGHLFLRTYLTTIALHLRDDLNSVTERYALLEKLRHVAKSHDFMLQEETRPMALALFDQASLIINLGFEQEIVSDVEWYKSSEHPFTTSIGKILDDIALGLSLEKLEFLVSPGTDPLTGLQIQLERQTFPLHHLPSKICGSLSTQTIYSFVKL; from the coding sequence GTGGTCGCCTTGAACTTCTCTGTTAAATCGTCTCAACCCACATACACCCAACCGTTCACCTTTGACTCGATCGAGGATGCGCTTGCTGACCTGAAAACAGGAAAAGCGATCGTGGTCGTCGATGATGAAAACCGGGAGAACGAAGGGGATGTCATCTGCGCCGCGCAGCATGCCACCGCTGACATGATCAACTTCATGGCAGTTTACGCGAGAGGTCTGATCTGTCTCGCGATGACCGGAGAACGCTTAGATGAGTTAGATATTCCGCTGATGGTTCGGGACAATACCGATACCAATCAGACTGCGTTTACTGTTAGTATCGATGCCTCACCTCGGATCGGTGTAACCACGGGGATCTCGGCAGACGATCGCGCAAAAACGATCCAAGTCGTACTCGATCCAGCCACTCGTCCGACCGATCTGCGTCGTCCGGGTCACATTTTCCCACTCCGGGCGCGAGACGGTGGCGTACTGAAACGCGCTGGACATACCGAAGCTGCGGTCGATTTGGCGCAGTTGGCAGGATTGTATCCAGCAGGTGTGATCTGCGAGATTCAGAATTCTGACGGTTCGATGGCGCGATTGCCAGAGTTGATCGAATACGCCAAAGAGCACGACCTGAAGATCATTAGCATTGCCGATCTGATTAGCTACCGACTGCGACACGAACGGTTCGTGCATCGGGAAACGGTGGCTGATTTGCCGTCTCAATTTGGGCACTTCAAGATTTACGGCTATCGGAACCTCCTGGATAATACGGAGCATGTCGCGATCGTCAAAGGCGATCCGGCAGAGTTTCCAGATCAGGCGGTGATGGTGCGCGTTCACTCTGAGTGTTTGACCGGAGATTCGCTCGGTTCACTCCGCTGTGATTGTCGTGTTCAGCTTGAAGCCGCTCTGAAGATGATCGAGCATAACGGCTCTGGAGTCGTGGTCTATCTGCGCCAAGAAGGTCGCGGAATTGGGCTAGTGAATAAGCTCAAGGCGTATTCGCTGCAAGATCTGGGACTCGATACGGTCGAAGCGAATGAGCGATTAGGGTTTCCAGCAGACTTACGCGATTATGGGGTAGGCGCTCAGATTTTGAATGATCTGGGTGTGAAGCAGATTCGATTAGTGACGAATAATCCGCGAAAGATTGCCGGGTTGAAAGGCTACGGATTGGAAATGGTCGATCGCGTTCCTCTCTTGACCGAAGCCACGACTTACAACTCGAACTACCTCACGACCAAAGCAGAGAAACTAGGGCACTTGTTTCTTCGTACGTATCTGACCACGATCGCGCTACACCTCCGCGATGATCTGAACTCGGTGACTGAGCGATACGCCCTGCTCGAAAAACTGCGCCACGTCGCAAAATCTCACGATTTCATGCTGCAAGAAGAAACTCGACCGATGGCGTTAGCGCTGTTCGATCAAGCTTCATTGATCATCAATTTGGGATTCGAGCAAGAAATCGTCAGCGACGTAGAGTGGTACAAATCATCAGAGCATCCGTTTACGACCTCGATCGGGAAAATCCTGGACGATATCGCGCTCGGTTTGTCGCTGGAGAAATTAGAGTTTCTTGTTTCACCCGGAACTGATCCGCTGACCGGGCTGCAAATTCAGCTTGAACGCCAGACATTCCCGTTACATCATCTACCTTCTAAAATCTGTGGGTCACTTTCGACGCAAACGATCTACAGCTTCGTGAAACTCTAA
- the argC gene encoding N-acetyl-gamma-glutamyl-phosphate reductase, translated as MGDSERVSVGIVGASGYGGVQLVRLLLDHPRLELAYLGGESTAGQEFATQYPHLFHAVQQQIEPIDLDKIAERCQVVFLSLPNGLAMKMAPVLIEKGCKVLDLSADYRFSDLNVYKQWYGGERSDSAIAETAVYGLPELYRDRIAQAQLVGCPGCYPTASLLALSPLLKQGLIVPETAIIDAKSGTSGGGRVPKTNFLLAEADNSLGAYGVARHRHTPEIEQVCSDLAGHEVLIQFTPHLIPMVRGILATVYATLRDPGLVRDDLLTIYGAFYRSSPWVKLLPSGTYPQTKWACGTNLCYVGIEVDARTGRVIVMSAIDNLLKGQAGQAIQCLNIMMGWDETLGLPKFSFYP; from the coding sequence ATGGGTGATTCAGAACGGGTCTCCGTTGGAATAGTCGGGGCATCAGGCTATGGGGGCGTTCAATTGGTTCGCCTGTTGCTCGATCATCCGCGCCTGGAGTTGGCGTATTTGGGAGGCGAGAGCACCGCTGGTCAAGAGTTTGCTACTCAGTATCCGCACCTATTTCACGCGGTGCAACAGCAAATCGAACCAATTGATCTCGATAAAATTGCTGAACGTTGTCAGGTGGTGTTTCTGTCGCTACCGAATGGGTTAGCGATGAAAATGGCTCCAGTCCTGATCGAGAAGGGCTGTAAGGTGCTGGATCTGTCGGCGGATTATCGCTTCTCCGATTTGAACGTGTATAAACAGTGGTACGGCGGAGAGCGATCGGATAGCGCGATCGCAGAAACGGCAGTGTATGGTTTGCCGGAGCTGTATCGCGATCGAATCGCGCAAGCGCAATTAGTGGGTTGTCCGGGATGCTACCCGACGGCAAGTTTATTAGCATTGTCTCCATTGTTAAAACAAGGGCTGATAGTTCCAGAAACCGCGATTATCGATGCGAAATCCGGAACATCTGGAGGCGGTCGTGTACCAAAAACAAACTTTCTTTTAGCGGAGGCTGATAATTCTCTGGGGGCGTATGGGGTAGCACGCCACCGCCACACGCCAGAAATAGAGCAGGTTTGCAGCGATTTAGCAGGGCATGAAGTGTTGATTCAATTCACGCCCCATTTGATACCGATGGTTCGCGGAATTTTAGCGACAGTTTACGCAACTTTACGTGATCCGGGATTGGTCAGAGATGATCTGTTGACCATTTACGGAGCGTTTTATCGATCGTCTCCCTGGGTGAAGTTGCTGCCCAGTGGAACGTATCCGCAAACGAAATGGGCTTGCGGTACGAACCTCTGTTATGTCGGAATTGAAGTCGATGCGCGAACCGGGCGCGTGATCGTCATGTCTGCGATCGACAATCTCTTAAAAGGTCAAGCCGGACAAGCGATTCAATGCCTCAATATCATGATGGGCTGGGATGAAACCCTTGGATTGCCGAAGTTTAGCTTCTATCCCTAA
- the cobM gene encoding precorrin-4 C(11)-methyltransferase has protein sequence MTVHFSLPPAVYIVGAGPGDPDLLTVKAQKLLSQADTIVFADSLVPLEILEGIRSDAEVIPTADKTLEEILPILIERVRSQKSVVRLHSGDPCLYSAIQEQMQALLEADIPFEVIPGISVFQLASARLRVEFTVPGLVQSIILTRISGRTQVPESEELSSLAAHRSTLCLYLSAKHIESAQKKLLLHYAAETPVAICFRLGWSDEKIRLVPLSQMADVTQQENLVRTTMYVISPVLSAATVPYEFAGIDRVTGARSQLYHPNHDRLFRDRS, from the coding sequence ATGACCGTTCATTTTTCGCTACCGCCAGCCGTCTACATTGTCGGCGCAGGTCCTGGAGATCCAGATTTACTGACCGTCAAAGCACAGAAACTTTTATCACAGGCAGACACGATCGTATTTGCGGATTCTCTTGTCCCACTAGAAATTCTAGAAGGCATTCGCTCAGATGCCGAGGTCATTCCGACCGCAGATAAAACACTAGAGGAAATTCTGCCGATTTTGATTGAGCGAGTTCGATCGCAAAAATCCGTCGTTCGTCTTCACTCTGGCGATCCGTGTCTCTACAGTGCCATCCAAGAACAAATGCAGGCATTGTTAGAAGCTGATATCCCGTTTGAGGTGATTCCGGGAATTAGTGTCTTTCAGTTAGCTTCTGCTCGATTGCGAGTCGAATTTACTGTTCCTGGCTTAGTACAGTCGATTATTCTCACCCGGATTAGTGGACGAACCCAAGTACCCGAATCTGAAGAATTATCTTCGTTAGCGGCACATCGATCGACGCTTTGCCTTTATTTAAGTGCTAAACATATCGAATCTGCTCAGAAAAAATTACTTCTGCACTATGCCGCAGAAACACCCGTCGCAATCTGTTTCCGTCTCGGTTGGTCGGATGAAAAAATTCGACTCGTCCCACTCAGCCAAATGGCGGACGTGACGCAGCAAGAGAACCTAGTTCGCACAACGATGTATGTGATTAGTCCGGTGTTAAGTGCTGCGACAGTGCCGTATGAATTTGCAGGCATCGATCGAGTCACTGGAGCACGATCGCAGCTTTATCATCCAAACCACGATCGACTCTTTAGGGATAGAAGCTAA
- a CDS encoding NAD(P)/FAD-dependent oxidoreductase has protein sequence MQTYDVIVCGAGPSGTVAAAELAQAGLKVALLEKQFLPRHKTCGGGMPMVMQNQLRDLAPEAFVESDVTMMRHTWKFEDPYLVSMNPRSTDERLSLWMVQRPIFDHALAERAAKFGTDLRDGIAVRAIEPETDGVIVRAQGIKTGSEFTAKARYVIGADGANGVTVKATQLRKKRAIALAMEIEHPHHWGDGHPDLRPEIAHLEYGAVKRGYAWIFPKADHLNIGAGVFRPDNQDARSDRTLRAGLQKTILDYMDAIGVKYDPDALKFHAHPLPTWGGKEPLHEERILLVGDAAGLINPIFGDGILHAVKSGGIAARSIIDDAAEEYSDRIHAEFAANFDAALNLARIFYQWTGVCYKYGVKYEKSTRYATQLLCGDLLFTDMAGRAMRRLKRSVGGNFFPAFNG, from the coding sequence ATGCAAACCTACGATGTGATTGTGTGCGGTGCGGGTCCGTCGGGAACCGTTGCCGCTGCTGAATTGGCGCAAGCAGGTCTGAAAGTGGCGCTGCTGGAAAAACAGTTTCTTCCTCGTCATAAGACTTGCGGCGGCGGGATGCCGATGGTGATGCAGAATCAATTGCGCGATCTGGCTCCAGAAGCGTTTGTCGAATCGGATGTGACGATGATGCGGCACACCTGGAAGTTTGAAGATCCGTATCTGGTTTCGATGAATCCTCGATCGACGGATGAACGCCTTTCACTCTGGATGGTGCAGCGTCCGATTTTCGATCATGCACTAGCAGAGAGAGCCGCGAAGTTTGGCACCGATTTAAGAGATGGAATTGCTGTAAGAGCGATCGAGCCTGAAACGGATGGGGTAATCGTCCGAGCGCAAGGAATTAAGACGGGCAGCGAGTTCACCGCAAAGGCGCGATATGTGATCGGGGCGGATGGCGCGAATGGGGTGACGGTGAAAGCGACGCAGTTGAGGAAAAAAAGAGCGATCGCATTAGCGATGGAAATTGAACACCCGCATCATTGGGGCGATGGACATCCAGATTTACGTCCAGAGATTGCTCACTTGGAATATGGGGCAGTGAAGCGTGGATATGCCTGGATTTTTCCGAAAGCGGATCATTTGAATATTGGGGCGGGTGTGTTTCGACCGGACAATCAGGATGCAAGAAGCGATCGAACATTACGCGCAGGATTGCAGAAAACGATTCTCGATTACATGGATGCGATCGGGGTGAAATATGATCCGGATGCGTTGAAATTTCACGCGCATCCGTTACCGACTTGGGGCGGAAAAGAACCGTTGCACGAAGAAAGAATTCTCTTAGTCGGAGATGCGGCAGGATTGATCAATCCGATTTTTGGCGATGGAATTCTACACGCAGTTAAAAGTGGCGGGATTGCGGCTCGATCGATTATCGATGATGCGGCGGAGGAATATAGCGATCGCATTCATGCGGAATTTGCGGCGAATTTCGATGCGGCGTTGAATCTGGCGCGGATTTTTTATCAATGGACGGGCGTTTGTTATAAGTACGGCGTGAAATATGAAAAGAGTACGCGGTATGCAACACAGCTATTGTGTGGCGATTTGTTGTTTACGGATATGGCAGGTCGGGCGATGCGGCGATTAAAGCGATCGGTTGGGGGGAATTTTTTTCCGGCGTTTAACGGGTGA
- a CDS encoding response regulator: MLSRKTVTVSQAWQVATENTLFPNPFSPTVMTRQISSQPLQPPTGGDLMKILVIEDEKDVRLNILEILTSGGFDSINADNGLTGVQLAKERSPDLIICDIKMPDFDGYNVLQALRQDPKTAMIPFIFLTAKADKADQRHGMNLGADDYLTKPFRRVELLDTIAARLKRHHAQVEIQKKVDELQQINNQKNDLLNTITHDLRAPLTTIKVALQLMNAMPENRRQYVEIALNACDQGDELIQNLLDLYQLESGEALAPPEPLNLRELLRKTTDAFQVRTRDCQQLLKVNLPETLPVIVADGVSLRRILVELLNNACKYTKSGGEICLKVREATDLDQQPVLKFTIANESEIPARNLPHIFDKFYRVPGSDRWQKGGTGLGLALVKKLVEQLRGDIIVNSETGWTTFTIELPYETL; the protein is encoded by the coding sequence ATGCTTTCACGGAAAACCGTCACAGTTTCACAGGCATGGCAGGTCGCTACCGAAAACACGCTGTTCCCTAATCCATTTTCGCCAACCGTAATGACTCGACAGATTAGCTCTCAACCGCTCCAGCCGCCAACGGGGGGAGATTTGATGAAGATCCTCGTGATCGAAGACGAAAAAGATGTTCGGCTCAACATCCTTGAAATCCTAACCTCTGGCGGGTTCGATTCGATTAATGCGGACAACGGATTGACAGGCGTTCAACTGGCAAAAGAGCGATCGCCGGATTTGATTATTTGCGATATCAAAATGCCCGATTTTGACGGCTACAACGTGCTTCAAGCACTCCGCCAAGATCCTAAAACAGCAATGATTCCGTTTATTTTTCTCACCGCAAAAGCTGATAAGGCAGATCAGCGACACGGTATGAATTTAGGCGCAGATGACTATCTCACGAAACCGTTTCGCCGTGTGGAATTGCTTGATACGATCGCGGCGCGTCTCAAACGCCATCATGCCCAAGTCGAGATTCAAAAAAAAGTTGACGAACTTCAACAAATTAATAATCAGAAAAACGATTTACTCAATACGATTACGCATGATCTACGTGCACCTTTAACCACGATTAAGGTTGCACTTCAACTCATGAATGCCATGCCAGAGAATCGGCGGCAATACGTCGAAATTGCGCTAAATGCCTGCGATCAAGGTGATGAACTGATTCAAAATCTACTCGATCTGTATCAGCTTGAATCCGGTGAAGCATTAGCACCTCCTGAACCGCTGAATTTAAGAGAACTTTTAAGAAAAACAACCGATGCGTTTCAGGTGAGAACTCGCGATTGTCAGCAACTTTTAAAAGTAAATCTTCCGGAAACCTTGCCCGTGATCGTGGCAGATGGAGTAAGTCTGCGCCGAATTCTAGTGGAATTGCTCAATAACGCTTGTAAGTACACAAAAAGTGGAGGAGAAATTTGTCTTAAAGTGCGGGAAGCAACGGATTTAGATCAACAACCCGTCCTTAAATTTACGATCGCCAACGAATCCGAAATTCCCGCTAGAAATCTCCCGCATATTTTTGACAAGTTCTACCGCGTTCCCGGCAGCGATCGCTGGCAGAAAGGCGGAACAGGCTTAGGTCTTGCCCTCGTGAAAAAGCTCGTCGAGCAACTCCGAGGCGATATCATTGTCAACAGTGAAACGGGCTGGACAACCTTCACGATCGAGCTTCCTTATGAAACTCTTTAA